The following proteins are encoded in a genomic region of Ovis canadensis isolate MfBH-ARS-UI-01 breed Bighorn chromosome 12, ARS-UI_OviCan_v2, whole genome shotgun sequence:
- the AGTRAP gene encoding type-1 angiotensin II receptor-associated protein isoform X1: MELPAVNLKAILLVHWLLTTWGCIVFQGPYAWTNFPILALGVWAVAQRDSVDAISMFLGGLVATIFLDVIYIGIFYPRSNFSDTVRFSAGMAILNLILKPISCFFVYHMYRERGGELLVHVGFLGPSEERSSYQPIDSSEVPADPESKAHVTRGY; this comes from the exons GCGATCCTCCTGGTTCACTGGCTGCTGACGACCTG GGGCTGCATCGTGTTCCAGGGCCCCTATGCCTGGACCAACTTCCCCATCCTGGCCTTGGGCGTGTGGGCCGTGGCGCAGCGGGACTCTGTTGACGCCATAAGTATG TTTCTGGGTGGCTTGGTGGCTACCATCTTCCTGGACGTGATCTACATTGGCATCTTCTACCCGAGGTCCAACTTCTCGGACACAGTGCGCTTCAGTGCAGGCATGGCCATCCTCAACCTGATCCTCAAGCCGATCTCCTGCTTCTTCGTCTACCACATGTACCGGGAGCGTGGCGGTGAGCTCCTGGTCCATGTTG GTTTCCTTGGGCCCTCAGAGGAGCGCAGTTCTTACCAGCCAATCGACTCCTCAGAGGTGCCTGCTGACCCTGAGAGCAAGGCTCACGTCACCCGAGGATACTGA
- the AGTRAP gene encoding type-1 angiotensin II receptor-associated protein isoform X3, with amino-acid sequence MELPAVNLKAILLVHWLLTTWGCIVFQGPYAWTNFPILALGVWAVAQRDSVDAISMFLGGLVATIFLDVIYIGIFYPRSNFSDTVRFSAGFLGPSEERSSYQPIDSSEVPADPESKAHVTRGY; translated from the exons GCGATCCTCCTGGTTCACTGGCTGCTGACGACCTG GGGCTGCATCGTGTTCCAGGGCCCCTATGCCTGGACCAACTTCCCCATCCTGGCCTTGGGCGTGTGGGCCGTGGCGCAGCGGGACTCTGTTGACGCCATAAGTATG TTTCTGGGTGGCTTGGTGGCTACCATCTTCCTGGACGTGATCTACATTGGCATCTTCTACCCGAGGTCCAACTTCTCGGACACAGTGCGCTTCAGTGCAG GTTTCCTTGGGCCCTCAGAGGAGCGCAGTTCTTACCAGCCAATCGACTCCTCAGAGGTGCCTGCTGACCCTGAGAGCAAGGCTCACGTCACCCGAGGATACTGA
- the AGTRAP gene encoding type-1 angiotensin II receptor-associated protein isoform X2: MELPAVNLKAILLVHWLLTTWGCIVFQGPYAWTNFPILALGVWAVAQRDSVDAISMFLGGLVATIFLDVIYIGIFYPRSNFSDTVRFSAGMAILNLILKPISCFFVYHMYRERGGFLGPSEERSSYQPIDSSEVPADPESKAHVTRGY; encoded by the exons GCGATCCTCCTGGTTCACTGGCTGCTGACGACCTG GGGCTGCATCGTGTTCCAGGGCCCCTATGCCTGGACCAACTTCCCCATCCTGGCCTTGGGCGTGTGGGCCGTGGCGCAGCGGGACTCTGTTGACGCCATAAGTATG TTTCTGGGTGGCTTGGTGGCTACCATCTTCCTGGACGTGATCTACATTGGCATCTTCTACCCGAGGTCCAACTTCTCGGACACAGTGCGCTTCAGTGCAGGCATGGCCATCCTCAACCTGATCCTCAAGCCGATCTCCTGCTTCTTCGTCTACCACATGTACCGGGAGCGTGGCG GTTTCCTTGGGCCCTCAGAGGAGCGCAGTTCTTACCAGCCAATCGACTCCTCAGAGGTGCCTGCTGACCCTGAGAGCAAGGCTCACGTCACCCGAGGATACTGA